A stretch of Chionomys nivalis chromosome 2, mChiNiv1.1, whole genome shotgun sequence DNA encodes these proteins:
- the LOC130869608 gene encoding 60S ribosomal protein L18-like, which translates to MGVDIRHNKDRKVRRKEPKSQDIYLRLLVKLYRFLARRTNSTFNQVVLKRLFMSRTNRPPLSLSRMIRKMKLPGRENKTAVVVGTVTDDVRILDVPKLEVCALRVSSRARSRILKAGGKILTFDQLSLESPKGRGTVLLSGPRKGREVYRHFGKAPGTPHSHTKPYVRSKGRKFERARGRRASCGYKN; encoded by the coding sequence ATGGGTGTTGACATCCGCCACAACAAGGACCGAAAGGTTCGGCGCAAGGAGCCCAAGAGCCAAGACATCTACCTGCGGCTGCTGGTCAAGCTGTACAGGTTTCTGGCCAGGCGAACCAACTCCACCTTCAATCAGGTTGTGCTGAAAAGGTTATTCATGAGTCGCACCAACCGACCACCTCTGTCCCTGTCCCGGATGATCCGAAAGATGAAGCTTCCTGGCCGAGAAAACAAGACGGCTGTGGTTGTGGGGACGGTCACAGATGACGTGAGGATTCTCGATGTGCCCAAACTGGAGGTGTGTGCTCTGCGGGTGAGCAGCCGGGCCCGGAGTCGCATCCTCAAGGCTGGGGGTAAGATCCTCACCTTTGACCAGCTGTCCTTGGAGTCTCCCAAGGGCCGTGGCACTGTGCTCCTGTCTGGACCTCGGAAGGGCCGAGAGGTGTACCGGCATTTTGGCAAGGCCCCAGGAACCCCACACAGCCATACCAAACCCTATGTCCGCTCCAAGGGCCGGAAGTTTGAACGTGCCAGAGGCAGAAGGGCCAGCTGTGGCTACAAAAACTAA